The following are encoded in a window of Anoplopoma fimbria isolate UVic2021 breed Golden Eagle Sablefish chromosome 3, Afim_UVic_2022, whole genome shotgun sequence genomic DNA:
- the dis3l2 gene encoding DIS3-like exonuclease 2 codes for MDSPRQANNREPKRSQNRTSNPPQKDAYARLLNQHCSSKFRLYMEQYAKDTAFQREGSEPSTLLKAQSDRQNIPQRKRDQVSNDFSDSSDFSPSSMKSKGEESSLSLYMEKLSTRGAQQDCERKQGVSDRQRWGQRRDTATSQDGDVESGEELGSLKPNESKKHQKQQKKTKESNKDVTSKETDSFVGRPQSPNTAGTSGQEQEKVKRSKKKKLLRQPEEEKSGEETLQSAVDTQMSRPKSPHGKEKKLQQPRASSANYPADKSKNRGPRGSKKQVFESYMTLEEVSHGLKRGELIEGQLRINPKKYHEAFIPSPNDTRDIFLDGIVARNRSLNGDIVVVQILPREQWKVVRSDTEGEGTSESETQKENMVQTAQKRPHSIVEDQCSDQDELIRKLQNTTLTETGKHLEDPSTPRPNGEVLQKTAKVVYIVEKKHSRAVTGFLKFLPDKPFAMFSPVDHRVPRINVLLDNCPEDFTSRPGDYTNTLFICRITNWAADSNFAEGQLAKTLGQAGEIEPETEGILIEYEVDFSEFSDEVLNCLPKNLPWTIPAEEMSKRRDLRKECIFTIDPATARDLDDALSCKRLPDGNFELGVHIADVSYFVEEDNALDTIASQRATSVYMVQKVIPMLPRLLCEELCSLNPLTDRLTFSVIWKITPEGKILSEWFGRSVIRSCVKLSYDHAQSMIDAPEKMFSAEELPPADPEHPIDEIHQAVLNLHAIAKNLRGQRFSGGALRLDQLKLSFTLDKETMMPQGCYVYQYRDSNKLVEEFMLLANIATAHHIYKRFPQLALLRRHPPPKAKMVDELQELCDQLGIDIDLSSAGALNKTLNTALGDDEYTTARKEVLTHMCSRPMQMALYFCTGELKDEKLFKHYALNVPLYTHFTSPIRRYADIVVHRLLAYSLDCGPRLGLSTEEVQKQASRCNDRKTVSKRVQELSSELFFGVFVKDCGPLDSEAMVMGVLDQSFDVLVLRYGVQKRVYCKSVAGLDSFHHRKVGKKSELTLVWTSEDPEKAPVEQEISIFTLVEVQLKADGAPMKYSAVLKRPEENES; via the exons ATGGATTCTCCTCGGCAAGCGAATAACCGAGAGCCAAAGCGAAGTCAGAATCGGACAAGCAATCCTCCTCAGAAAGATGCCTACGCCAGGCTCCTCAACCAGCACTGCAGCAGCAAATTCCGTCTGTATATGGAGCAATATGCAAAGGACACAGCATTTCAAAGGGAAGGAAGTGAGCCGAGCACCCTGCTCAAAGCCCAGAGTGACAGGCAGAACATACCACAGCGAAAAAGGGACCAAGTGTCCAATGATTTCTCTGATTCGAGTGACTTCTCCCCCTCTTCCATGAAAAGTAAAGGAGAAGAGAGTTCACTGTCATTGTACATGGAGAAACTAAGCACCCGCGGTGCTCAGCAGGACTGTGAGAGGAAGCAGGGTGTGTCTGACCGACAGCGATGGGGACAGAGAAGAGACACAGCCACCAGCCAAGATGGAGACGTCGAGTCTGGGGAGGAACTTGGCTCTTTAAAACCTAACGAATCAAAGAAACAccagaagcagcagaagaaaacCAAGGAGTCTAACAAAGATGTTACCTCAAAAGAGACTGACTCATTTGTTGGACGTCCCCAGTCCCCAAATACAGCTGGTACAAGTGGACAGGAGCAAGAGAAGGTGAAgaggtcaaagaaaaaaaaacttttaaggcaaccagaggaggagaaaagcgGCGAAGAGACGTTACAATCTGCTGTTGACACTCAGATGTCAAGGCCCAAGTCCCCTCATGgtaaagagaaaaaactgcAGCAGCCCAGAG CTTCAAGTGCCAATTATCCGGCTGACAAGAGTAAGAACAGAGGACCCAGAGGATCAAAGAAACAAGTTTTTGAATCCTACATGACACTGGAGGAGGTTTCCCATGGCCTTAAAAGAGGAGAACTCATCGAG GGACAGTTAAGAATCAACCCAAAGAAATACCACGAAGCTTTCATCCCATCCCCT aatGACACACGAGATATATTCCTGGATGGGATCGTGGCTCGCAACAGATCCCTGAATGGAGACATAGTGGTCGTGCAAATCCTCCCTCGGGAGCAGTGGAAG GTTGTGAGGTCAGATACTGAGGGTGAGGGCACCAGTGAGTCAGAGAcccagaaagaaaacatggtgCAAACAGCACAGAAGAGGCCTCATAGTATTGTGGAAGACCAGTGCAGTGACCAGGATGAACTCATCCGCAAATTGCAGAATACCACCCTCACTGAAACAG GGAAACATCTGGAAGACCCCTCAACCCCACGGCCCAATGGGGAAGTACTCCAAAAGACCGCTAAA GTGGTGTACATTGTTGAAAAGAAACACTCAAGAGCTGTGACAGGCTTCCTGAAGTTCCTACCAGATAAGCCTTTTGCAATGTTCTCTCCTGTGGACCACCGGGTGCCACGGATTAACGTTCTCCTAGATAACTGTCCCGAAGACTTCACTTCCCGCCCGGGCGACTACACCAACACCTTGTTCATATGTCGGATCACCAACTGGGCAGCTGACAGCAACTTTGCAGAGGG TCAACTTGCTAAGACACTGGGTCAGGCCGGAGAAATCGAGCCAGAGACGGAGGGCATCCTGATAGAGTACGAAGTCGATTTTTCTGAGTTCTCAGATGAGGTGTTGAACTGTCTACCCAAGAACCTGCCCTGGACCATCCCTGCTGAGGAGATGAGCAAAAGGAGAGACCTGAG GAAGGAGTGTATCTTCACCATCGACCCGGCTACTGCCAGGGACCTGGACGATGCTCTGTCCTGTAAACGGCTCCCTGATG GTAACTTTGAGTTGGGAGTTCACATTGCTGATGTGAGTTATTTTGTGGAGGAGGACAACGCTCTCGATACCATCGCCAGCCAACGAGCAACTAGTGTGTACATGGTTCAAAAG GTGATCCCCATGTTGCCCAGGTTGCTGTGTGAGGAGCTGTGCAGTCTGAATCCTCTCACCGACAGACTCACTTTCTCTGTCATTTGGAAAATCACACCGGAGGGGAAG ATCCTGAGTGAGTGGTTCGGCCGCTCAGTTATCCGCTCCTGCGTGAAGCTGAGTTACGACCATGCTCAGTCCATGATCGATGCCCCTGAAAAGATGTTCTCTGCCGAGGAGCTGCCACCTGCCGACCCTGAGCACCCCATTGATGAGATCCACCAAGCTGTGCTCAACCTGCACGCCATTGCCAAGAACCTCCGGGGTCAACGCTTCTCAGGAGGAGCCCTCAGACTGGACCAG ttgaaACTGTCCTTCACCCTGGACAAAGAGACAATGATGCCTCAAGGCTGCTACGTTTACCAGTACAGAGACAGTAACAA GTTGGTGGAGGAGTTCATGTTACTGGCTAACATTGCCACAGCCCACCACATCTACAAAAGATTCCCCCAGCTGGCCCTGCTCAGACGCCACCCTCCACCAAAGGCCAAAATGGTGGATGAGCTGCAGGAGCTTTGCGACCAGTTGGGAATCGACATAGATCTCTCCTCTGCAGGAGCGTTGAAT AAGACTCTTAACACTGCTCTTGGTGATGATGAGTATACCACTGCCAGAAAAGAAGTCCTCACCCACATGTGCTCCAGACCCATGCAG ATGGCGTTGTACTTCTGTACTGGTGAACTTAAAGACGAGAAATTGTTTAAGCACTACGCTCTCAACGTTCCTCTCTACACTCACTTCACATCGCCCATCAGGCGCTACGCTGACATCGTTGTCCACCGACTCCTGGCTTATTCACTGG ATTGTGGGCCTAGATTGGGGCTGTCAACAGAAGAAGTCCAAAAACAAGCATCACGCTGTAATGACAGGAAGACTGTGTCCAAGAGAGTCCAGGAGCTCAGCTCTGAGCTCTTCTTTGGAGTGTTTGTAAAG